From Vibrio aerogenes, a single genomic window includes:
- a CDS encoding MGMT family protein: MDAFLTQIYTVIRQIPARKVSTYGDIARMAGYPGYARHVGKALGHLPKGSNLPWFRVINSKGEISLTGPDYERQRQNLLTDGVEFTAGGKISLRRYRWHPELDPSPQPPK; encoded by the coding sequence ATGGATGCATTTCTGACACAAATTTATACAGTTATCCGGCAAATCCCGGCACGAAAAGTCAGCACTTACGGTGATATTGCCCGTATGGCAGGTTACCCCGGTTATGCCCGCCATGTTGGTAAAGCGCTTGGTCATTTACCCAAAGGCTCAAACCTGCCCTGGTTCAGAGTGATAAACAGCAAAGGGGAAATCTCTTTAACCGGCCCCGATTATGAGCGCCAGCGTCAGAACTTACTGACCGATGGCGTTGAGTTTACTGCTGGCGGAAAAATTTCACTTCGGCGTTATCGCTGGCATCCGGAGCTGGATCCAAGCCCGCAACCACCAAAATAA
- the menE gene encoding o-succinylbenzoate--CoA ligase: MVGINLTGMKTPLWQHRAFKQPGAVAFITEQQTYTWQDVSRQASRYADWFRQQGIQPGEVITLAGRNRPEWIWCFLGAMAAGITTAFLAPQPLEKLRQKLQTIYAPGNPVWLIAEASPEIQMFSESQTGIRWFREVLQADGPLSDQPLSDKPLSCEPVSDEAVHDESMPDKPSADKQRSDPDVTLYHPDHISSLIFTSGSTGIPKAVAHTSCQHLASARGLLSFLPFGEQDCWLLSLPLYHVSGLSVIYRWLLGGGQLKMGDELATSIQGVSHASLVPVQLQRLLDNPQVTLDLTHVLLGGGDIPLPLTQQASERGIQTWVGYGMTEAASTVTAKLTDGQSGCGHTLPGREVLLREQRIYIRGETLAAGYYHQGLLRAVTDDEGWFDTKDLGYWTEGGLHINGRADNQFISGGENIHCEEIEQVLLMHPQIEQAVVIPVKDETYGARPVAVVSTNSGELPDADSLDIWLQNRLEKFKWPLAWYLMPEELMSTGIKVSRFEIKQWLTGYDPQRTVMR, translated from the coding sequence TTGGTCGGCATAAATTTAACCGGTATGAAGACACCACTCTGGCAGCACCGGGCTTTTAAACAGCCCGGTGCTGTTGCATTCATCACTGAGCAACAGACATACACCTGGCAGGATGTCAGCCGTCAGGCCAGCCGCTACGCGGATTGGTTCCGTCAGCAGGGGATACAGCCGGGAGAAGTGATTACACTGGCTGGCAGGAACCGGCCTGAATGGATTTGGTGCTTTTTAGGGGCAATGGCTGCGGGTATCACCACGGCTTTTCTGGCCCCACAGCCTTTAGAAAAACTCCGGCAGAAGCTGCAGACTATCTATGCGCCCGGAAATCCGGTCTGGCTGATTGCAGAGGCATCACCCGAAATCCAGATGTTCAGTGAATCTCAAACCGGTATCCGCTGGTTCAGAGAAGTCCTCCAGGCTGACGGGCCTTTATCAGATCAACCGTTATCGGATAAACCACTATCATGTGAACCTGTATCAGATGAAGCTGTGCATGATGAATCTATGCCTGATAAACCTTCAGCTGATAAACAAAGGTCTGATCCTGATGTCACGCTTTATCATCCGGATCATATCAGTTCACTGATTTTCACTTCAGGTTCAACCGGTATACCCAAAGCCGTCGCACATACCAGCTGTCAACATCTGGCTTCAGCCCGCGGATTACTGTCATTTTTGCCTTTCGGTGAGCAGGACTGCTGGCTGCTCAGTCTCCCGCTTTATCATGTTTCAGGGTTGTCTGTCATTTATCGCTGGTTACTGGGTGGCGGTCAGCTGAAAATGGGGGATGAGCTGGCCACGTCGATTCAGGGGGTCTCACACGCTTCTCTGGTACCGGTACAATTGCAGCGGCTGCTGGATAACCCGCAAGTGACGTTGGATCTGACTCATGTTCTTCTGGGTGGGGGCGATATTCCGCTTCCGCTGACACAGCAGGCCAGTGAGCGGGGAATTCAGACCTGGGTCGGATATGGGATGACAGAGGCGGCATCAACGGTAACGGCAAAGCTGACGGATGGTCAAAGCGGGTGCGGCCATACCTTACCCGGCCGTGAAGTTTTGCTGAGAGAGCAACGGATTTATATACGGGGAGAAACGCTTGCCGCCGGATATTATCATCAAGGGTTGTTGCGTGCTGTGACTGATGACGAGGGCTGGTTTGATACCAAAGATCTTGGATACTGGACAGAAGGCGGGCTGCATATAAACGGTCGGGCGGATAATCAGTTTATTTCTGGTGGAGAGAATATTCACTGTGAAGAAATTGAGCAGGTGCTGCTAATGCATCCGCAGATTGAACAGGCGGTTGTGATTCCGGTGAAAGATGAGACCTACGGTGCACGGCCTGTCGCTGTGGTGTCAACGAACTCAGGTGAGCTGCCGGACGCTGACAGCCTGGACATATGGCTGCAAAACCGGCTGGAAAAATTCAAATGGCCGCTGGCGTGGTACCTGATGCCAGAGGAATTGATGAGCACGGGTATTAAGGTGTCCCGTTTTGAAATCAAACAATGGCTGACCGGATACGATCCACAACGGACGGTTATGAGATAG
- the menB gene encoding 1,4-dihydroxy-2-naphthoyl-CoA synthase, with amino-acid sequence MTITVGISEEELYAPIVWNDCTNDYQDIQYCKSVDGIAKIVIARPQVRNAFRPQTVKEMIHALADARYDENVGVIILTGLGEDAFCSGGDQKIRGDYGGYRDDEGTHHLNVLDFQRQIRTCPKPVIASVAGWAVGGGHVLHMMCDLTIAADNAKFGQTGPKVGSFDGGWGASYMSRIVGQKKAREIWFLCRFYDAQEASDMGLVNTVVPLADLEKETIRWCREVLQHSPMALRCLKAALNADCDGQAGLQELAGNATMMFYMTDEGQEGRNAFNEKRRPDFKKFPRNP; translated from the coding sequence ATGACAATTACAGTCGGTATCAGTGAAGAAGAACTTTATGCACCAATTGTGTGGAACGATTGCACCAATGACTATCAGGATATTCAGTATTGCAAGTCTGTTGACGGCATTGCAAAAATTGTCATTGCCCGTCCACAGGTACGGAACGCTTTCCGCCCTCAGACGGTCAAAGAAATGATTCATGCATTAGCTGATGCCCGGTATGACGAAAACGTTGGCGTGATTATTCTGACCGGACTGGGAGAAGATGCTTTCTGCTCTGGTGGTGACCAGAAAATCCGCGGGGATTATGGCGGTTACCGGGATGATGAAGGTACACATCATCTGAACGTACTGGATTTTCAGCGTCAGATCCGCACCTGTCCCAAACCTGTGATTGCTTCTGTTGCCGGATGGGCCGTTGGTGGCGGGCATGTACTGCATATGATGTGTGATTTAACCATTGCAGCGGATAATGCGAAATTTGGCCAGACCGGGCCAAAAGTCGGTTCGTTTGACGGGGGGTGGGGCGCTTCGTATATGTCCCGGATTGTGGGGCAGAAAAAAGCCCGTGAAATCTGGTTTCTTTGCCGTTTTTATGATGCTCAGGAAGCGTCTGACATGGGGCTGGTGAATACAGTTGTTCCTTTGGCTGATCTGGAAAAAGAAACGATTCGCTGGTGTCGTGAAGTCTTGCAGCATAGCCCGATGGCTTTGCGTTGCCTGAAAGCTGCATTGAATGCAGATTGTGACGGACAGGCCGGATTACAGGAACTTGCCGGTAACGCCACTATGATGTTTTACATGACTGATGAAGGTCAGGAAGGACGGAATGCGTTCAATGAGAAACGCCGTCCGGACTTTAAAAAGTTCCCCCGTAACCCATAA
- the tesB gene encoding acyl-CoA thioesterase II has translation MTQALDNLLTLLELTPLQDGRYQGECEHLGLPQVYGGQVIGQALSAARYTVPNDRIVHSFHSYFLYPGDSDQPIIYDIENLRDGKSFSTRRVKAIQNGRPIFFLTASYQQCDDPGFEHQNTMPDIPGPENYLSESALFAKFADKMPPAAQKLFGGEKPIEIRPVHVINPLKPEKMAPRQYLWIRSNGQLPDNQLLHQYLLGYASDWGFITTALQPHGVTLMTPGFQVATIDHSIWFHRPVKMDEWLLFATESPNATNGRGLVRGEIYNQKGELIASAMQEGVMRFSKKSKE, from the coding sequence ATGACTCAGGCACTCGATAATCTGTTAACACTTCTTGAACTCACTCCGCTACAGGATGGCCGGTATCAGGGCGAATGCGAACACCTTGGGCTTCCTCAGGTCTATGGCGGTCAGGTGATTGGACAGGCACTTTCAGCAGCACGGTACACCGTGCCTAATGACCGGATAGTCCATTCATTTCACAGCTATTTTTTATATCCGGGAGATTCTGACCAGCCCATTATTTATGATATCGAAAACTTAAGGGACGGGAAAAGTTTCAGTACCCGCCGGGTAAAAGCTATACAAAATGGCCGGCCAATATTCTTCCTGACCGCATCTTACCAACAGTGTGATGACCCGGGGTTTGAACATCAAAACACCATGCCTGACATTCCGGGGCCGGAGAATTATCTGTCTGAATCAGCATTGTTCGCAAAATTTGCCGATAAAATGCCACCTGCTGCTCAAAAACTGTTTGGCGGGGAAAAACCGATAGAAATACGCCCGGTTCATGTCATTAACCCTCTCAAACCGGAAAAAATGGCACCCAGACAATACCTGTGGATACGTTCGAACGGTCAGCTGCCGGATAATCAGTTATTGCATCAGTATTTACTCGGCTATGCATCTGACTGGGGATTTATTACGACCGCGCTTCAACCTCATGGTGTCACGCTGATGACCCCCGGTTTTCAGGTCGCGACGATTGATCACTCCATCTGGTTTCATCGTCCGGTCAAAATGGATGAATGGTTATTGTTTGCGACCGAAAGTCCGAATGCAACCAATGGCCGCGGACTGGTCCGTGGAGAAATCTACAATCAAAAAGGCGAGTTGATTGCCAGTGCGATGCAGGAAGGCGTGATGCGATTCAGTAAAAAAAGTAAAGAATAA
- the menH gene encoding 2-succinyl-6-hydroxy-2,4-cyclohexadiene-1-carboxylate synthase, translated as MLKLYSLFEATEHRQGEPDPDSPVLVFLHGLLGQHQDWAEVRSRLTDFPRLSLDLPGHGQSRGNGCVDMDDCCEQIVFAIKAALQKEGMSQAHPLILTGYSLGGRIAMYGCVKGRWSSLNLKGLIIEGGHFGLGDEAARQQRWQHDMQWAARFRDEPVEQVLDDWYQQPVFSTLNDAQRQQLISQRRDNLGTRIAEMMLATSLARQPDLLAELYKQPLPVRYICGEEDQKFRQLAGNSRLSVYAIKQAGHNVHKEKSGAFTHALRECICSFTRPEKQNQ; from the coding sequence ATGTTAAAACTTTATAGTTTATTTGAAGCAACAGAACACAGGCAGGGTGAGCCGGATCCGGATTCCCCGGTCCTGGTGTTTTTGCATGGGTTGCTTGGACAGCATCAGGACTGGGCAGAGGTGCGATCGCGTCTGACAGATTTTCCCCGTTTAAGTCTTGATTTGCCCGGTCATGGCCAGAGCCGGGGCAACGGGTGTGTTGATATGGACGATTGCTGTGAGCAGATTGTCTTTGCAATAAAAGCGGCGTTGCAAAAAGAGGGAATGAGTCAGGCGCATCCTTTAATTCTGACCGGGTATTCACTTGGCGGACGCATTGCAATGTATGGATGTGTCAAAGGTCGCTGGTCATCGCTGAATCTGAAAGGGCTGATTATCGAAGGTGGTCATTTTGGTTTGGGTGATGAAGCGGCCCGGCAGCAGCGCTGGCAGCATGATATGCAGTGGGCTGCGAGATTTCGTGATGAGCCGGTTGAGCAGGTTTTAGACGATTGGTATCAGCAACCGGTTTTTTCCACACTAAATGATGCGCAAAGGCAACAACTGATTTCTCAGCGTCGTGATAATCTTGGCACCCGGATTGCAGAGATGATGCTGGCCACATCATTAGCCCGTCAGCCGGATTTGCTGGCTGAGCTTTACAAACAACCCTTACCCGTGCGTTATATTTGCGGTGAAGAGGATCAAAAATTCAGGCAACTGGCCGGGAACAGCCGGTTGTCCGTTTATGCGATAAAGCAGGCAGGACATAACGTTCATAAAGAGAAGTCCGGTGCATTTACCCATGCGCTCCGGGAGTGTATTTGCTCTTTTACCCGTCCTGAAAAACAGAATCAATGA
- a CDS encoding Tim44 domain-containing protein, whose protein sequence is MKRLFTLLTIFFVSVAIVPVADAKKFGGGRSFGKSFKTAPAPKQQMKDTSTLNKNGTTTPAKRGLMGGLLGGLLAGGLIAAMFGGAFEGIQFFDILIMGVLLFIGFRLIRGLLMAKQQSMASQQPAYGGDYSNRQNFEQTQTHNFEQPQPASGFGAAGSDVPHRYPPGFDQAAFISGSREHYRILQGAWNHNELETIREYVSEDLYQDLKAEREKLSTEQHTDVMYVDAEIVRADYDENRAQLSLQFSGRYRDEREGIEEEIHDIWHLERDLTRQGAPWLIIGIQG, encoded by the coding sequence ATGAAACGTCTCTTTACATTGCTGACAATCTTCTTTGTCTCTGTAGCTATTGTACCTGTTGCAGATGCAAAAAAGTTTGGCGGTGGTCGCTCCTTCGGAAAAAGCTTTAAAACAGCTCCGGCTCCGAAACAGCAAATGAAAGATACTTCGACGCTGAATAAAAACGGGACGACGACACCTGCGAAAAGAGGTCTGATGGGCGGGCTATTAGGCGGATTGCTTGCCGGGGGACTCATTGCAGCTATGTTCGGAGGTGCATTTGAAGGCATCCAGTTTTTCGACATTCTGATCATGGGAGTTTTGTTGTTTATCGGATTCAGGTTGATTCGCGGATTACTGATGGCAAAACAACAGTCGATGGCTTCACAGCAGCCCGCATATGGGGGTGACTATTCAAATCGTCAGAATTTTGAACAGACACAAACACATAATTTTGAACAACCACAGCCGGCTTCGGGTTTCGGCGCTGCCGGAAGTGATGTACCGCATCGTTATCCGCCGGGGTTCGATCAGGCTGCTTTTATCTCCGGGTCACGCGAGCATTACCGGATTTTGCAGGGGGCCTGGAATCATAATGAGCTGGAAACGATTCGTGAATATGTATCTGAAGATTTATATCAGGACCTGAAAGCCGAGCGGGAAAAATTATCCACAGAGCAGCACACTGATGTGATGTATGTGGACGCTGAAATTGTCCGGGCGGATTATGATGAGAACCGGGCACAATTGAGCTTACAATTCTCTGGCCGTTATCGTGATGAGCGAGAGGGCATTGAAGAAGAGATTCATGATATCTGGCATCTGGAGCGTGATTTAACCCGGCAGGGTGCGCCATGGCTGATTATTGGAATTCAGGGCTAA
- a CDS encoding MFS transporter, protein MPNPVASLLSSRRFFPYFMTQFFGAFNDNVFKNTLLLLVAYAGTDELAISSSLFINLAAGLFILPFFLFSASSGVLADQLEKSALIRKIKLLEILIMVMAAIGFMTQSYFVLLLLLFLMGTQSALFGPVKYALLPQQLRSEELVTGNALVETGTFLAILLGTLLSGLIASADQARLIAAACVLSFALFGYVASRYIPRAESSLKAPDAFRWRPVRQTRHTLSIAGKDPVIWLTILTISWFWFLGATYLTQFPNFTREYLHGSESAVSFLLALFSVGIALGSMLCERLSRYRLELGIVPVGCLGISIFGFGFSTLIPAQLPRFETLTAFVSASELWPLFIHLLLLGASGGVFIVPLYTLLQRRAKPEERAQVIAALNIYNALLMVCSAITGIVCLTIFHFSIPQLFMLLSIVNTVIFIYLTWKIPVYVIRFLLTIVLRLCYRIRFKNLSHIPNQGGALIVCNHVSYIDALLLIIASPRLIRFVMESDYAKFPAIRPLMKRAGVIPIDGRRPSEMKNAFTQIQDALDMGDLVCIFPEGRLTSDGKIGSFMRGINLILYRAPEVPVIPVALKGLWGSFFSRYHQGRACSRFPRRFFSRVELEAGEAIPAKEVNHQILANKVAALRGDTL, encoded by the coding sequence ATGCCGAATCCGGTTGCGTCACTGCTTTCCAGTCGGCGATTTTTTCCTTACTTCATGACCCAGTTTTTTGGTGCCTTTAATGATAACGTGTTTAAAAACACGTTACTTTTATTGGTTGCTTACGCAGGTACAGATGAACTGGCAATTTCCAGTTCGCTCTTTATCAACCTTGCTGCCGGATTATTTATCCTGCCCTTTTTTCTCTTTTCTGCCTCTTCCGGCGTTCTGGCCGATCAACTCGAAAAGAGTGCCCTGATTCGCAAAATCAAATTACTTGAAATTCTGATTATGGTCATGGCTGCCATTGGTTTTATGACTCAGAGTTACTTTGTCCTGCTCCTGTTGTTATTTTTGATGGGAACCCAGTCTGCACTGTTTGGCCCGGTCAAATACGCGTTATTACCGCAACAACTTCGCTCTGAAGAGCTGGTCACCGGTAATGCACTGGTCGAAACAGGCACCTTTCTGGCTATTTTGCTGGGAACATTATTATCCGGGCTTATCGCTTCGGCCGATCAGGCCCGGTTGATTGCTGCTGCATGCGTGCTGTCTTTTGCTCTGTTCGGATATGTTGCCAGCCGCTATATTCCCAGAGCAGAATCCTCTTTGAAAGCACCGGATGCATTTCGCTGGCGTCCGGTCAGGCAAACCCGGCACACCCTGTCAATTGCAGGCAAAGATCCGGTGATCTGGCTGACTATCCTGACGATCAGCTGGTTCTGGTTTCTGGGAGCCACTTACCTGACGCAATTTCCAAATTTCACCAGGGAATATTTACATGGCAGCGAAAGTGCCGTGTCTTTCCTGCTCGCCCTGTTTTCGGTTGGTATTGCTCTGGGCTCCATGCTGTGTGAACGTCTCTCCCGTTACCGGCTGGAACTTGGCATTGTGCCTGTCGGATGTCTGGGAATTTCCATCTTTGGTTTTGGGTTCAGTACACTCATCCCGGCACAACTCCCCCGGTTTGAAACACTGACAGCATTTGTCTCTGCCTCTGAATTATGGCCTCTGTTTATTCACCTGCTGTTGTTAGGCGCCAGTGGCGGCGTGTTTATCGTGCCGCTGTATACCCTGCTGCAACGCCGGGCAAAACCTGAAGAACGGGCGCAGGTGATTGCTGCCCTGAACATCTACAATGCCTTACTGATGGTTTGTAGCGCTATCACCGGTATCGTCTGTCTGACGATATTTCATTTTTCGATTCCGCAACTCTTTATGCTGTTGTCCATCGTGAATACCGTCATCTTCATCTACCTGACCTGGAAAATCCCGGTGTACGTGATCCGTTTTCTGCTGACAATCGTTCTGCGGTTATGCTACAGAATCCGTTTTAAAAACCTCAGTCACATCCCGAATCAGGGCGGGGCTTTGATTGTGTGTAACCATGTCAGTTATATCGATGCTCTGCTGCTCATTATTGCTTCACCACGTTTGATCCGGTTTGTGATGGAATCAGACTATGCGAAATTTCCGGCCATCCGTCCGCTGATGAAACGTGCTGGCGTCATTCCGATAGATGGCAGGCGTCCCTCAGAGATGAAAAACGCTTTTACTCAGATTCAGGATGCGTTAGATATGGGCGATTTGGTGTGCATATTTCCGGAAGGCCGGTTGACCTCTGACGGCAAAATCGGCTCGTTTATGCGGGGAATTAACCTGATTCTCTATCGTGCCCCTGAAGTCCCCGTCATCCCTGTTGCACTGAAAGGTTTATGGGGCAGTTTTTTCAGCAGATATCATCAAGGCAGGGCCTGCAGCCGCTTTCCACGCCGTTTTTTCAGCCGGGTTGAACTGGAAGCAGGTGAAGCCATTCCAGCCAAAGAAGTCAATCACCAGATTCTGGCAAACAAAGTTGCAGCACTCAGAGGAGACACACTGTAA
- the menC gene encoding o-succinylbenzoate synthase: protein MRSAKLYRYRLPMDSGVILRDEKLSERVGFIVEMTENGKTGRGEVAPLIKFNEESTEQAGVQVQQQLALWCNGGEIDYNSLYPSVAFGLSAAEFERSGDFPAEGNYFAAPLGYGDPDALIERLQTLPGKKVAKIKVGLYEPIRDGLLVNLLLESIPELSLRLDVNRVWNLEQAMAFGRKIQPSYRQRIAYVEEPCAEPSDSIVFAIETGIAVAWDETLQQSLDNPDFRLEELTGVKALIIKPTMIGSVERCRYLVEKAKSLGMQPVISSGIESSLGLCQLARLAKLWLPDEVPGLDTIGLYQQQLEVSWPGCDLPVVGLETQELIWSA from the coding sequence ATGCGTAGTGCAAAACTGTACCGGTATCGGTTACCAATGGACAGCGGAGTGATACTCCGGGATGAAAAGTTATCTGAACGTGTTGGTTTCATTGTCGAGATGACAGAGAACGGCAAGACGGGACGTGGAGAAGTTGCCCCGTTGATCAAATTCAATGAAGAATCCACAGAGCAGGCTGGTGTACAGGTTCAGCAGCAGTTAGCGTTGTGGTGTAACGGTGGTGAAATCGATTACAATTCGCTCTATCCTTCTGTTGCCTTTGGCCTTTCTGCTGCTGAATTTGAACGTTCCGGAGATTTTCCTGCTGAGGGTAATTATTTTGCTGCACCGCTGGGATACGGCGATCCGGATGCGTTGATTGAGCGGCTGCAAACCCTGCCCGGTAAAAAAGTCGCAAAAATCAAGGTCGGTTTATATGAACCGATCAGAGATGGTTTACTGGTGAATCTGTTGCTGGAGAGTATTCCGGAATTGTCTTTAAGGCTGGATGTGAACCGGGTATGGAATCTGGAACAGGCGATGGCGTTTGGCCGTAAAATCCAGCCTTCATACCGTCAGCGGATTGCTTACGTTGAAGAACCGTGTGCAGAGCCCAGTGACAGTATTGTGTTTGCGATTGAAACCGGTATTGCTGTTGCGTGGGATGAAACGTTGCAGCAGTCACTGGATAATCCTGATTTTCGTCTGGAAGAGCTGACGGGTGTGAAGGCTTTGATTATTAAGCCGACAATGATTGGTTCGGTGGAACGCTGCCGTTATCTGGTTGAGAAAGCAAAGTCACTCGGGATGCAGCCGGTGATTAGCTCCGGTATTGAATCGAGTCTGGGTTTGTGTCAGCTGGCGCGTCTGGCAAAATTATGGCTGCCGGATGAAGTACCGGGACTCGATACCATCGGTTTATATCAGCAACAGCTGGAAGTCTCATGGCCGGGATGCGATTTACCTGTGGTTGGTTTAGAGACTCAGGAGCTGATTTGGTCGGCATAA
- a CDS encoding Lrp/AsnC family transcriptional regulator, with protein MELDKTDRQLLHLLQQDAGLSLNELAETVHLTTTPCWKRLKKLEESGVIKKKVALLDPEKVGLSFTAFMMIKISDHSHEWYIRFVDIVADFPQVMEFYRMAGEYDYMLKVLVQDMRSFDTFYKELVNRIEGLTDVTSTFAMESLKYTTELPL; from the coding sequence ATGGAATTAGATAAAACCGACCGCCAGTTATTGCATTTATTACAACAGGATGCCGGTTTGTCACTGAATGAACTGGCAGAAACGGTTCATCTGACGACAACGCCATGTTGGAAGCGTTTGAAAAAGCTTGAAGAGTCCGGTGTTATCAAAAAGAAGGTGGCACTGCTGGATCCGGAAAAAGTGGGTCTGAGTTTTACAGCTTTTATGATGATAAAGATCAGCGATCACTCTCATGAATGGTATATCCGGTTCGTTGATATCGTTGCCGACTTTCCCCAGGTAATGGAATTTTACCGTATGGCTGGAGAGTACGATTACATGTTAAAAGTACTGGTGCAGGATATGCGCAGCTTCGATACATTCTATAAAGAACTGGTGAACCGGATTGAAGGGCTCACCGATGTTACATCGACTTTTGCGATGGAATCGCTCAAATACACGACAGAATTGCCGCTTTAA
- a CDS encoding glycosyl transferase family protein, whose protein sequence is MSATFSEIIQLIGKGKKAGQYLTREQARQAMSQVLNGEVTPEQTGAFLMLLRVREESSEELAGFLAACREHVIPEFDSISHVDLDLGCYAGKRRHLPWLVLAVMALAQQGYKIFLHGTQEPQSQRLYLSEVWQAFGWSVATSVSQANQQLAERGFCYMDLHHIHPALYDLIQLRRLFGLRSCANTLSRMLNPAGAPYSLHGVFHREFDARHAEVAQLTGDSGVACFRGDGGEVEVNPERGFELYSCFDGQLVTDEFPALLSRTQVKPRALEPQEMRPVWRGEAENQYGEAAVTGTIAVMLRLTEQLSVPESLRKAQQVWENRIRDWPQLD, encoded by the coding sequence ATGTCTGCAACCTTCAGTGAAATCATTCAATTGATCGGCAAAGGCAAAAAAGCCGGACAATATCTAACCAGGGAACAAGCCCGGCAAGCCATGAGTCAGGTCTTGAATGGTGAAGTGACACCCGAACAGACTGGCGCATTTTTGATGCTGTTGCGGGTTCGGGAAGAATCATCAGAAGAGCTGGCAGGTTTTCTCGCCGCCTGCCGGGAGCATGTGATACCAGAGTTTGACTCCATCAGTCATGTTGATCTGGATTTAGGCTGCTACGCTGGTAAACGGCGACATTTACCGTGGCTGGTTCTGGCGGTAATGGCACTGGCGCAGCAAGGGTATAAAATCTTTTTGCACGGCACGCAGGAGCCACAGTCGCAGCGGTTATACCTGAGTGAAGTCTGGCAGGCTTTTGGATGGTCGGTGGCCACTTCTGTCAGTCAGGCGAATCAACAACTGGCTGAGCGTGGTTTCTGCTACATGGATTTACACCACATTCACCCGGCTCTCTATGACTTAATTCAGCTCCGGCGGTTGTTTGGTTTACGCTCCTGCGCTAATACCCTGAGCCGGATGCTGAATCCGGCAGGTGCACCTTATAGTTTGCATGGTGTGTTTCACCGGGAATTTGATGCCCGGCATGCTGAAGTCGCACAACTGACCGGAGATTCTGGTGTCGCTTGTTTTCGTGGTGATGGCGGGGAGGTGGAAGTCAACCCTGAACGGGGATTTGAGCTGTACAGCTGTTTTGATGGCCAGCTGGTGACGGATGAATTTCCGGCACTTCTGTCGCGGACACAAGTCAAACCCAGAGCGCTTGAGCCGCAAGAGATGAGACCGGTTTGGCGCGGTGAGGCAGAAAATCAATATGGTGAGGCTGCTGTGACAGGTACAATCGCCGTGATGTTACGGTTGACAGAGCAATTATCGGTTCCGGAGTCGCTCAGGAAAGCGCAACAGGTTTGGGAAAACCGGATTCGTGACTGGCCGCAACTGGACTAA
- a CDS encoding TetR/AcrR family transcriptional regulator — protein sequence MARRNDHTREELIQLTLEQVKEFLNHRPHHDLSLRKIATMIGYVPSTLVNIFGSYNILLLHAVSQTLDELAAESSEVIEKSENTRESLFQLAYCYHDFAQKHPFRWQLIFQHNMHGDPLPEWHAKRIEGMTSMLESILQTLAPQRSRDEILRISRVLWAGVHGITLLSVDDKFFTEQPIDGKDLIDNLINQYLRDW from the coding sequence ATGGCAAGAAGAAATGATCACACGCGGGAAGAATTAATTCAGCTGACTTTGGAACAGGTAAAGGAATTCTTAAATCACCGGCCCCACCACGATCTGAGCCTGAGAAAGATCGCCACCATGATTGGCTATGTCCCCAGTACTCTGGTCAACATCTTTGGCAGTTATAATATATTGCTGCTTCACGCCGTGTCACAGACCCTCGATGAACTCGCGGCTGAATCATCTGAAGTCATTGAAAAAAGTGAAAATACCAGAGAATCACTATTTCAGCTGGCTTATTGCTATCATGATTTTGCTCAAAAGCACCCTTTTCGCTGGCAGCTGATTTTTCAGCACAACATGCATGGCGATCCATTACCTGAATGGCATGCAAAACGAATTGAAGGCATGACAAGTATGCTCGAGTCAATTCTCCAAACACTTGCCCCCCAACGTTCCCGTGACGAAATACTTAGAATCAGCCGGGTATTATGGGCTGGAGTACACGGTATCACTTTATTAAGTGTCGATGATAAATTCTTCACAGAACAACCCATCGATGGCAAAGATTTAATAGATAACCTGATTAACCAGTATCTTCGTGACTGGTAA